One region of Priestia megaterium genomic DNA includes:
- a CDS encoding PrkA family serine protein kinase, translating into MDILKKVERYREEENRLKWEGTFEEYLKLIKDEPLIAQPAHSRVYNMIKDAGIEEVNGKRHYKFFSGQMFGLEDSLERLVEEYFHPAAKRLDVRKRILLLMGPVSGGKSTLVTMLKRGLEAYSLTDRGAVYAIKGCPMHEDPLHLIPHHLRKDFFEEYGIRIEGNLSPLNTMRLEEEYGGRIEDVIIERIFFSEDKRTGIGTFSPSDPKSQDIADLTGSIDFSTIAEYGSESDPRAYRFDGELNKANRGMMEFQEMLKCDEKFLWHLLSLTQEGNFKAGRFALISADELIVAHTNETEYRSFISNKKNEALHSRIIVMPVPYNLKVSDEEKIYDKMIRESDVSDVHIAPHTLRIASIFTTLTRLKEPKKGDIDLLKKMRLYDGQSVEGYNDADVEELQKEYTDEGMSGIDPRYVINRISSTIIRKDIKSINALDVLRSLKEGLAQHASISAEDRERYLNYISLARKEYDEIAKKEVQKAFVYSYEESAKTLMDNYLDNVEAYCNKNKLRDPLTGEELNPDDKLMRSIEEQIGISENAKKAFREEILIRISAYARKGKRFDYNSHERLREAIQKKLFADLKDVVKITTSTKTPDEQQLKKVNEVVARLIDEHGYNSVSANELLRYVGSLLNR; encoded by the coding sequence ATGGATATATTAAAGAAAGTTGAAAGATACCGCGAAGAAGAGAATCGTCTTAAGTGGGAAGGGACATTTGAAGAGTACCTAAAGCTGATTAAAGATGAGCCTTTAATTGCTCAGCCTGCACACTCTAGAGTATACAACATGATAAAGGATGCAGGAATTGAAGAGGTAAATGGTAAAAGACATTATAAATTTTTCAGTGGACAAATGTTTGGACTTGAAGATTCGCTAGAACGCTTGGTGGAAGAATATTTTCACCCAGCTGCAAAGCGTTTAGATGTTCGTAAACGTATTTTACTTTTAATGGGTCCAGTAAGTGGTGGTAAATCGACGCTAGTGACCATGTTAAAAAGAGGGCTTGAAGCTTATTCGCTTACTGATCGAGGAGCTGTTTACGCTATTAAAGGATGCCCAATGCATGAAGATCCGCTGCATTTAATTCCACATCATTTACGTAAAGACTTCTTTGAAGAGTATGGTATCCGAATTGAAGGAAACTTATCTCCTTTAAATACAATGCGATTAGAGGAAGAGTATGGAGGCAGAATTGAAGACGTCATCATCGAACGCATTTTCTTCTCAGAGGACAAACGAACTGGAATTGGAACGTTCAGTCCTTCTGATCCGAAATCTCAAGACATTGCTGACCTAACAGGAAGCATTGACTTTTCAACAATTGCAGAGTATGGATCTGAGTCAGATCCGCGCGCTTACCGCTTTGACGGAGAGCTTAATAAAGCAAACCGGGGAATGATGGAGTTCCAGGAGATGTTAAAATGTGACGAGAAATTTTTATGGCATTTACTCTCTTTAACCCAAGAAGGAAACTTTAAAGCAGGAAGATTTGCTTTAATTAGTGCAGATGAATTAATCGTAGCGCATACAAATGAAACAGAGTATCGCTCGTTTATTTCCAATAAGAAAAATGAAGCTTTGCATTCACGAATTATTGTAATGCCTGTTCCATATAACTTAAAAGTGAGTGATGAGGAAAAAATTTATGACAAAATGATTCGTGAAAGTGACGTATCAGATGTTCATATTGCCCCTCATACACTACGTATTGCGTCTATTTTTACTACGTTAACAAGATTAAAAGAGCCTAAAAAAGGCGATATCGATTTGTTAAAGAAAATGCGCTTATACGACGGTCAATCTGTAGAAGGCTATAATGATGCAGACGTAGAAGAGTTACAAAAAGAATATACGGATGAAGGAATGAGCGGTATTGATCCTCGTTATGTCATTAACCGCATTTCATCTACCATCATTCGAAAAGATATTAAATCAATCAATGCATTAGATGTACTGCGTTCATTGAAGGAAGGATTAGCACAGCATGCGTCTATTTCTGCTGAGGACCGAGAGCGTTACCTGAATTATATTTCTCTGGCGCGTAAAGAATATGATGAAATTGCTAAAAAAGAAGTGCAAAAAGCGTTCGTTTATTCTTACGAAGAGTCTGCTAAAACATTAATGGATAATTATTTAGATAATGTCGAAGCATACTGCAACAAAAATAAGCTTCGTGATCCGCTAACAGGAGAAGAGCTAAATCCAGATGATAAATTAATGCGTTCAATTGAAGAACAAATTGGTATTTCAGAAAATGCGAAAAAAGCATTCCGCGAAGAAATCTTAATTCGTATTTCCGCTTATGCACGTAAAGGAAAACGATTTGACTATAATTCTCATGAACGCTTACGTGAAGCGATTCAGAAAAAACTGTTTGCAGATTTAAAAGACGTAGTGAAAATTACAACGTCCACTAAAACACCAGATGAGCAGCAGCTGAAGAAAGTAAATGAAGTAGTGGCTCGATTGATTGATGAGCATGGGTACAATTCAGTATCTGCTAATGAACTGCTGCGCTATGTAGGAAGTTTGTTAAATCGATAA
- the yhbH gene encoding sporulation protein YhbH, producing MGKEVDKSFAVSKEDWSLHRKGHDDQKRHQEKIKEAIKNNLPDLITEENIVMSNGREVVKIPIKSLDEYRIRYNYDKNKHVGQGDGDSKVGDVVARDGSAGDGQKGAGKGQGAGDQAGEDYFEAEVSLMELQEALFAQLELPNLQRKESDQIVVEHIEFNDIRRTGLMGNIDKKRTMMSAYKRNAMTGKPAFHPIYPEDLKFKTWNEVIKPESKAVVLAMMDTSGSMGIWEKYMARSFFFWMTRFLRTKYETVEIEFIAHHTEAKVVSEEDFFSKGESGGTICSSAYRKALELINQKYDPSRYNIYPFHFSDGDNLTSDNARCVKLVNELMKVSNMFGYGEVNQYNRHSTLMSAYKNIQDESFRHFILKQKSDVFHAMKSFFRKETEDQKYA from the coding sequence GTGGGAAAAGAAGTAGATAAAAGTTTTGCTGTCTCAAAAGAAGACTGGTCCCTCCATCGTAAAGGCCACGATGATCAAAAAAGACATCAAGAAAAAATTAAAGAAGCCATTAAAAATAATTTACCGGACTTAATTACAGAAGAAAATATCGTGATGTCCAATGGAAGAGAAGTTGTTAAAATCCCGATCAAATCATTGGATGAATATCGAATTCGGTACAATTATGATAAAAACAAACATGTGGGTCAAGGTGATGGAGACAGTAAAGTTGGGGATGTAGTAGCACGTGACGGATCTGCTGGAGATGGTCAAAAAGGAGCAGGAAAAGGTCAAGGAGCAGGTGATCAGGCTGGAGAAGACTACTTTGAAGCGGAAGTGTCCCTCATGGAGCTTCAAGAGGCTTTATTTGCTCAATTAGAACTGCCTAATCTTCAGCGAAAAGAATCTGATCAAATTGTTGTGGAACACATTGAATTTAATGATATACGACGTACAGGTTTGATGGGGAATATTGATAAAAAACGAACGATGATGAGCGCTTATAAGCGAAACGCAATGACAGGAAAGCCTGCTTTTCATCCTATTTATCCGGAGGATTTAAAATTTAAAACGTGGAATGAAGTTATAAAGCCAGAATCGAAAGCAGTCGTTTTAGCTATGATGGATACGAGCGGTTCGATGGGCATATGGGAAAAATATATGGCACGAAGCTTTTTCTTTTGGATGACACGCTTTTTACGTACGAAATACGAAACGGTGGAAATTGAATTTATTGCGCATCATACAGAGGCAAAAGTAGTGTCAGAAGAAGACTTCTTCTCCAAAGGAGAAAGTGGAGGAACCATCTGCTCATCTGCTTACCGAAAAGCGCTTGAATTAATTAACCAAAAGTATGATCCGAGCCGTTACAATATTTACCCGTTTCATTTTTCAGATGGTGATAACTTAACTTCAGATAACGCAAGGTGTGTAAAGTTAGTAAATGAATTAATGAAAGTGTCAAATATGTTTGGGTATGGGGAAGTAAATCAGTACAATCGACATTCCACTTTAATGTCTGCGTACAAAAACATTCAAGACGAAAGCTTTAGACACTTTATTTTAAAACAAAAATCAGACGTTTTTCATGCGATGAAAAGCTTTTTTAGAAAAGAGACCGAAGACCAAAAATATGCATAA
- a CDS encoding DUF3231 family protein, whose product MNENIKSEMQKHQQNQRLNAAELGYLWAQYLGDTLYVCVLGYFLSVVKDPEIKELLKKAHQFSQTHVDELTELFSSEKIPIPVGFGEQDVNKGVPALFDDIFMAIYVNEMAIGGMKKYARALSAVRRQDIYDHLSRCVKESDILLENSNHVILRKSMLMRPPVIPYPVKVNFVDEKTFISPFFSQMHPLTSLEVTAIQEIVNTNVLGKTLMLAFSQVATTQKLRSYFFDGVKLASKQIKHFTELLSEADLPSPRLLDAYVTNSTISPFSDKLMMYHTSTAVTIAIDNCGAGLSMAFRSDVAVEFSQLIGRIGKYGKDGIRIMIEQGWMEEPPMATDRKKLAEK is encoded by the coding sequence ATGAACGAAAATATAAAGAGTGAAATGCAAAAACATCAACAAAATCAGCGGTTGAATGCAGCCGAGTTAGGTTACTTATGGGCGCAATATTTAGGCGATACGCTGTATGTATGCGTTCTTGGATATTTTCTATCTGTTGTAAAAGATCCAGAGATTAAGGAACTTTTAAAAAAAGCACATCAGTTTTCACAAACTCATGTAGACGAATTGACGGAATTATTCAGTTCAGAAAAAATTCCAATTCCAGTAGGGTTTGGGGAACAAGATGTGAACAAAGGAGTTCCTGCTTTATTCGATGATATTTTTATGGCTATTTATGTAAACGAAATGGCCATTGGAGGTATGAAGAAATATGCCAGAGCGCTAAGCGCAGTGAGAAGGCAAGATATTTATGACCACCTATCTCGATGTGTAAAAGAAAGCGACATTCTTTTAGAGAATTCTAACCACGTTATTTTAAGAAAAAGCATGCTGATGAGACCTCCGGTTATTCCTTATCCTGTAAAAGTGAATTTTGTGGACGAAAAAACATTTATATCACCATTTTTCTCTCAAATGCATCCTTTAACTTCTTTAGAGGTTACCGCTATTCAAGAAATTGTTAATACAAATGTATTAGGTAAAACGCTGATGCTGGCCTTTAGTCAAGTAGCTACCACACAAAAATTACGCTCTTATTTTTTTGATGGAGTCAAGCTTGCAAGTAAGCAAATCAAGCACTTCACCGAATTACTGTCTGAAGCTGATTTACCAAGTCCGAGGTTGCTTGATGCATATGTAACCAACTCAACGATTTCACCGTTTTCAGATAAGCTGATGATGTATCATACTTCTACAGCGGTGACGATCGCTATTGATAACTGCGGTGCTGGTTTGTCTATGGCCTTCCGTTCGGATGTAGCAGTAGAATTTTCTCAGCTAATTGGGCGTATAGGGAAGTACGGAAAAGATGGAATTCGAATTATGATTGAGCAAGGGTGGATGGAAGAACCTCCAATGGCAACTGATCGTAAGAAGTTGGCAGAGAAATAA
- a CDS encoding cation diffusion facilitator family transporter — protein sequence MNNSIRESIAKKVAWISVWSNIALTLGKVIVGWIGNSDAVFADGIHSAADVFASIIVLLVIRVANKPADDDHPYGHGKAEVIVSGIVGIILLLVSFYVVFEGVVGLFHPVESPNILAMWIAVISYIAKVLLYRYSLNVAKQHHSKAIEAIAFDHKADIVASIAAAIGVLLSIIGDKMDVQLLLYGDKIASIFVAYLIFNIARQMMGESFQILMEGNIDEELLKELEESIYEFEDVKRIDRVRAREHGHYILVDVRISIDHFKTIKEGHDLGREIKATLMKKHDNIQEVLIHLNPYFPD from the coding sequence ATGAATAATAGTATAAGGGAGTCCATTGCGAAAAAAGTAGCATGGATTAGCGTATGGAGCAATATTGCCCTTACGCTAGGAAAAGTAATAGTAGGATGGATTGGAAATAGTGATGCCGTATTTGCTGATGGTATTCACTCTGCAGCGGACGTATTTGCCTCTATTATTGTCTTGTTGGTTATACGAGTAGCAAATAAGCCAGCAGATGATGATCATCCATACGGGCATGGAAAAGCAGAAGTAATTGTCTCAGGAATTGTAGGAATTATTTTATTGCTTGTATCATTTTATGTGGTATTTGAAGGAGTCGTTGGTTTATTCCATCCGGTTGAATCTCCAAATATTTTAGCCATGTGGATTGCTGTTATTTCATACATAGCAAAGGTATTATTGTACCGTTATTCTTTAAACGTAGCCAAGCAGCACCACAGTAAGGCAATTGAGGCAATTGCATTTGATCATAAAGCAGATATTGTTGCTTCTATTGCAGCGGCAATTGGTGTTTTATTATCCATTATTGGTGATAAAATGGATGTTCAACTGCTGTTATACGGAGATAAAATAGCAAGTATCTTTGTTGCTTATTTAATTTTTAACATTGCCAGACAAATGATGGGAGAGTCTTTTCAAATCTTAATGGAAGGCAATATTGATGAAGAGCTACTGAAAGAACTTGAAGAAAGTATTTATGAATTTGAAGATGTGAAGCGGATTGATCGCGTCCGAGCAAGAGAACATGGCCATTACATATTAGTGGATGTACGTATTTCAATTGACCACTTTAAAACAATTAAGGAAGGTCATGATTTAGGACGAGAAATCAAAGCTACACTTATGAAAAAGCATGATAATATTCAAGAAGTACTGATTCATTTGAATCCGTATTTTCCAGATTAA
- a CDS encoding spore germination protein translates to MALLIKRRSKWKKSPISLEAEEKAEIEPGKNIEEIVKELEERLDYSNDIGKRQLKFNHESALLVYFVPLMDSMKLNDHVIKPLLIEKEGEIKEVIQAASITPAKDLDEMISLMSRGASILLIENDSFVYAIDSTKTATREVNQALNEKVVRGSQESFVESLDKNLNMMRQKFLDGSLIVRYIEVGSISRTRVAVLYLKNIANIEICNMIIDRIKQIEVDGVDSGSVIEEALEDSPLSPFPQLLNTERPDRVMGNLLEGRMAVLTNGNSSALIAPVNFFTFYQSPEDYNTRALYGSFFRLLRVFSFFVAMSLPAIYIATISFHYELIPLDLVFTVKGSLENVPFPPIVEAFIMVLILELLKEASLRLPSSIAQTIGVVGGLVIGTAIVEASLVSNMMIIVIALTAVSSFVVPSNEMSTTLRILSFPMMIGAAAFGYLGIVFVLVLIVMHLVILESITMPYLIPFAPFKFSGLKDVFIRMHQLYLNERPANAKPQKRQRQKAIRNWDSNE, encoded by the coding sequence GTGGCACTGTTAATCAAACGAAGATCTAAATGGAAAAAAAGTCCTATCTCCCTTGAAGCAGAAGAAAAAGCAGAAATTGAACCTGGTAAAAACATAGAAGAAATTGTAAAAGAACTTGAAGAACGGTTAGATTATTCAAACGATATAGGGAAAAGACAGCTGAAATTTAATCACGAGAGTGCACTTTTAGTCTATTTTGTCCCTCTTATGGATTCAATGAAGCTAAACGATCATGTTATCAAACCTTTATTAATAGAAAAAGAAGGAGAGATAAAAGAAGTCATACAGGCCGCTTCGATTACTCCTGCAAAAGATTTGGATGAAATGATTAGTTTAATGAGCCGAGGTGCGTCTATTCTACTAATTGAGAATGATTCGTTTGTGTATGCAATTGACTCTACCAAAACGGCTACAAGAGAAGTTAATCAAGCACTGAACGAAAAAGTGGTTAGAGGTTCACAGGAAAGTTTTGTTGAGAGTTTGGACAAAAATCTAAACATGATGCGTCAAAAATTTTTAGATGGAAGCCTTATTGTACGCTACATCGAAGTAGGCAGTATTTCACGCACTCGAGTAGCAGTTTTATATCTGAAAAATATAGCGAACATAGAAATTTGTAATATGATTATTGATCGTATCAAACAAATTGAAGTGGATGGAGTGGATAGTGGGAGTGTCATTGAAGAGGCTCTAGAAGATTCACCTCTGTCACCATTTCCTCAGCTGCTGAATACAGAAAGGCCGGATCGAGTAATGGGTAACTTGTTAGAAGGAAGAATGGCAGTTTTAACAAATGGTAATAGTTCTGCATTGATTGCCCCTGTTAACTTTTTTACTTTTTATCAATCACCCGAAGATTATAATACGCGTGCACTTTATGGCTCATTTTTCCGGCTTTTACGCGTATTTAGTTTTTTTGTTGCGATGAGTTTACCTGCAATTTATATAGCAACGATTTCTTTTCATTACGAGTTAATTCCTCTAGACTTAGTTTTTACCGTAAAAGGCTCTCTTGAGAACGTTCCGTTTCCTCCGATAGTAGAAGCGTTTATTATGGTTTTAATATTAGAGTTACTAAAAGAGGCGTCGCTCAGGCTACCTTCATCAATTGCTCAAACAATTGGAGTCGTTGGGGGATTAGTTATCGGCACGGCCATTGTTGAGGCGAGTTTAGTTTCAAATATGATGATTATTGTTATTGCTCTAACAGCCGTTTCTTCCTTTGTTGTGCCGTCAAACGAAATGAGTACCACGCTGCGGATTTTAAGTTTTCCTATGATGATTGGAGCAGCCGCTTTTGGCTATTTGGGTATTGTTTTTGTACTAGTTCTTATTGTTATGCATTTAGTTATTTTAGAGTCTATTACGATGCCTTACTTAATCCCTTTTGCGCCATTTAAATTTTCTGGCTTAAAGGATGTTTTTATAAGGATGCATCAGCTCTATTTGAATGAAAGGCCTGCTAACGCTAAGCCTCAAAAACGCCAACGTCAAAAAGCGATAAGGAATTGGGATTCAAATGAATAA
- a CDS encoding GerAB/ArcD/ProY family transporter, with protein sequence MNKNSISASQLFFIILQTQIGIGVLGLPYNLFKTAHTDGWISMLISGCIIQVITLFHWGLTHRLPGLTLYQMTSKLLGKWIGNFLNVGYVFYYIIVSSVITVLYVNVLKRWLYHLTPAYVLVLLLVVIALYFAKENVRNIGRFFTIVSVFLIILVLLVSNAYKEADVRYLFPIGHSGIQNILLASKEGSISMLGFEAILILAPFVKAKSTMTLKMVMLSNCIVTILYVYIIIACYMFFSPDEILIVPEPVLYILKATQNSVIERIDLVFITFWIISVITSLIMYVYISSVGMQEIFKKKTHRPFVPIVLIFVTGLSIYFSRTDNLVAALSQATNYLIYVFIFCIPICLLILSWIRKGTVKNEV encoded by the coding sequence ATGAATAAAAATAGTATTTCAGCCAGCCAGCTGTTCTTTATCATTTTGCAAACTCAAATTGGTATTGGTGTTTTAGGGTTACCTTATAACTTATTTAAGACGGCGCATACGGACGGCTGGATTTCCATGTTAATTAGCGGGTGTATAATTCAAGTCATTACATTGTTCCACTGGGGACTAACGCATCGGTTGCCAGGTCTAACTTTATATCAAATGACCAGCAAGCTGCTTGGTAAGTGGATAGGGAATTTTCTAAATGTAGGATATGTATTTTATTACATCATTGTTTCAAGTGTTATTACTGTTTTGTATGTAAACGTGTTAAAGCGCTGGCTGTACCACTTAACCCCAGCATATGTTTTGGTCCTTTTATTAGTTGTTATTGCCCTATATTTTGCAAAAGAGAATGTTCGAAACATAGGGCGTTTTTTTACAATTGTATCTGTATTTTTAATCATTTTAGTCTTACTGGTGTCAAATGCTTATAAAGAGGCTGATGTCCGGTATCTATTTCCGATTGGGCACAGCGGTATTCAAAATATCTTGCTAGCGTCAAAAGAAGGAAGTATCTCAATGCTAGGCTTTGAAGCCATTTTGATTTTAGCACCGTTTGTAAAGGCAAAATCCACTATGACATTGAAAATGGTCATGCTTAGTAATTGTATCGTTACGATTTTATATGTGTATATTATCATTGCTTGTTATATGTTTTTTAGCCCAGATGAAATTTTAATTGTACCAGAACCGGTTTTATATATTTTGAAGGCGACACAAAACTCAGTGATTGAACGAATCGATTTGGTTTTTATTACTTTTTGGATTATTTCTGTTATTACGTCCCTTATTATGTACGTGTATATTTCAAGTGTAGGCATGCAGGAAATATTCAAAAAGAAAACTCACCGTCCGTTTGTTCCAATTGTATTGATATTCGTAACAGGTCTTTCTATTTATTTTTCAAGAACGGATAATCTTGTGGCAGCTTTGTCACAGGCAACTAACTACTTAATTTACGTATTCATTTTCTGTATTCCTATTTGTTTGTTAATTCTATCATGGATAAGAAAAGGAACAGTAAAAAATGAAGTATAA
- a CDS encoding Ger(x)C family spore germination protein, with protein sequence MKYKLIKVLSICLILSFLTGCWDQKLLKDTMFLSTVAYEKKKDKVISTIAIRSYTSKEGTLVNKTYHVAGDSPRDDRTKINQQVSGIVMSAKKRIVLFENQLAKEGVLELSDVLYRTSESPLTAKYVIVEGKPSTIVELQQVGEELIGEYLDGVVHTAEVNSLVPVETLQSLCTVLFDEGKGLALPYVKLNTENKTVDVIGTALFNEDKFSGITLNPEESKVLLLLGNQKDKYMIMSHKITIHDQQYVVSYDVSGAKAKMHLKPDAMYGAKVTIPLHVKVSINEFTKNEMSSPALTKKVQEEIEKILQKKAEKVVGKLQKANCDFLEIGREAAAYHPSIWKRLKWRQDYKNISINPKVQVEIIHRGIIN encoded by the coding sequence ATGAAGTATAAACTTATCAAGGTATTGAGCATATGTTTAATTTTAAGTTTTCTAACAGGATGCTGGGATCAAAAATTGTTAAAAGATACGATGTTTTTGTCTACAGTGGCTTATGAAAAAAAGAAAGATAAGGTGATTTCTACTATTGCGATCCGTTCCTATACGTCTAAAGAAGGGACATTAGTGAATAAAACCTATCATGTAGCAGGGGATTCACCTCGAGACGATCGTACAAAAATTAACCAGCAGGTTTCTGGAATTGTTATGTCTGCTAAAAAAAGAATTGTTTTATTTGAAAATCAATTAGCTAAGGAGGGTGTATTAGAATTATCCGACGTTTTATATCGCACATCAGAAAGTCCTTTGACAGCTAAGTATGTCATTGTAGAAGGAAAGCCGAGTACCATAGTTGAATTACAGCAAGTAGGAGAAGAGCTAATTGGAGAGTATTTAGACGGAGTTGTTCATACGGCTGAAGTCAATTCTTTAGTGCCTGTTGAAACTCTTCAGTCACTTTGTACCGTTTTATTTGATGAAGGAAAAGGACTAGCACTCCCTTATGTGAAATTAAATACTGAAAATAAGACCGTTGATGTAATCGGTACAGCTTTATTTAATGAAGATAAATTTTCAGGCATTACATTAAATCCTGAGGAATCCAAGGTGCTTCTTTTATTAGGAAATCAAAAAGATAAATATATGATTATGAGTCACAAAATTACCATACATGATCAACAGTATGTAGTATCGTATGATGTGTCAGGCGCTAAAGCAAAAATGCACCTTAAACCGGATGCGATGTACGGAGCGAAAGTAACCATACCGCTACATGTAAAAGTAAGCATTAATGAATTTACCAAAAATGAAATGTCATCTCCTGCATTGACAAAAAAGGTGCAGGAAGAAATTGAAAAGATTCTACAAAAAAAAGCTGAAAAAGTAGTTGGAAAGCTACAAAAAGCTAACTGTGATTTTCTGGAAATAGGAAGAGAAGCAGCTGCTTATCATCCGAGTATATGGAAAAGGCTTAAATGGAGACAGGACTATAAAAACATCTCGATTAATCCGAAAGTACAAGTGGAAATTATCCATCGTGGAATTATTAATTAA
- a CDS encoding VanZ family protein, whose product MNVSIRSIVKKVMFILFIAYGAVVIYATLIRENEHVYGKAMNLDLFSTIRLMWDSGNIMLTLTNILGNIVMFAPLGMFIPLFMKWFDGFIQVFTTGFLISFLIEILQYKLTERVFDIDDIFLNTLGTFIGWVIIKILYWIKNMLKARFKKR is encoded by the coding sequence GTGAATGTAAGCATCAGGTCAATCGTTAAAAAAGTCATGTTCATTCTATTTATTGCGTACGGGGCAGTGGTCATTTATGCTACTCTCATACGGGAAAACGAACATGTTTACGGAAAAGCAATGAACTTGGATTTATTTAGTACAATCCGTCTGATGTGGGACAGCGGTAATATAATGCTCACTCTGACAAATATACTGGGAAATATCGTGATGTTTGCGCCGCTTGGAATGTTTATTCCGTTGTTTATGAAGTGGTTTGACGGTTTTATTCAAGTCTTTACGACTGGTTTCTTAATCAGTTTTCTGATTGAAATTTTACAGTACAAGCTAACGGAACGAGTATTTGATATTGATGATATCTTTTTGAATACGCTAGGTACATTTATAGGCTGGGTTATTATTAAAATACTATATTGGATCAAGAACATGCTGAAAGCACGTTTCAAAAAAAGATGA